The Patagioenas fasciata isolate bPatFas1 chromosome 3, bPatFas1.hap1, whole genome shotgun sequence genome contains a region encoding:
- the TRMT6 gene encoding tRNA (adenine(58)-N(1))-methyltransferase non-catalytic subunit TRM6 isoform X3 encodes MYYAREPGKINHLRYDTLAQMLTLGNIRAGNKMIVMETCAGLVLGAVMERMGGYGSIIQMYPGGEPVRAATSCFGFPKVFFDNLHEFPLSKVDSLLSGTFSMETLPSEPEDNMLVEEESNGMTDGKQTSLQETEDESTTETAMEVKQTEEQETMDINTEDVGFKENKEKENKENVREKQRKQWERRKKLIETATLLREKNADGLIVASKFHPTPLLLSLLEFVAPSRPFVVYCQYKEPLLECYAKLRERGGVINLKLSETWLRNYQVLPDRSHPKLTMSGGGGYLLSGITVVLDNGKSDSSNLDALKMEEPSSKRCKVQDLHC; translated from the exons ATGTATTATGCAAGGGAACCTGGAAAAATTAa CCACTTGCGATATGACACCCTAGCTCAGATGTTGACTTTAGGAAATATCCGTGCTGGCAACAAGATGATTGTAATGGAAACATGTGCAGGACTTGTGCTGGGTGCGGTGATGGAACGAATGGGAG GCTATGGATCCATTATTCAGATGTATCCAGGAGGGGAACCTGTTAGAGCTGCTACCAGTTGTTTTGGATTTCCAAAGGTTTTTTTCGATAATCTTCATGAATTTCCTCTTAGCAAAGTGGATAGTCTCCTCTCTGGGACATTTTCTATGGAGACTCTGCCTTCAGAACCTGAAGATAACATGCTAGTGGAAGAAGAAAGCAATGGAATGACTGATGGGAAGCAAACTTCCCTGCAGGAAACAGAAGATGAATCTACTACTGAAACAGCTATGGAGGTCAAACAAACAGAAGAGCAAGAAACAATGGACATTAACACTGAAGATGTAGGATttaaagagaacaaagaaaaagaaaataaagaaaat gttcgggaaaagcaaagaaaacaatgggagagaaggaaaaagctaATAGAAACTGCTACTTTGTTAAGAGAGAAGAATGCCGATGG CTTAATTGTAGCCAGCAAGTTTCATCCCACTCCTTTATTACTTTCTTTATTGGAATTTGTTGCTCCTTCAAGGCCTTTTGTTGTCTACTGCCAGTATAAAGAG ccattactAGAGTGTTACGCAAAGCTGAGGGAAAGAGGTGGTGTTATTAACCTAAAGCTGTCTGAAACCTGGCTACGAAACTACCAG gtcttACCAGATCGAAGCCACCCAAAACTGACAATGAGTGGAGGCGGAGGGTACCTTCTGTCTGGTATAACTGTTGTCTTGGATAATGGCAAATCTGATTCCAGTAATTTAGATGCACTGAAGATGGAAGAGCCATCCTCTAAAAGATGCAAAGTTCAAGACCTTCACTGTTAA
- the CHGB gene encoding secretogranin-1 isoform X1 — protein MGLRALLGLLAAAALAGVSAVPVEIDHVEEMGKLLRDPYQSHGTESPVRCRKVTRCIVEVLSNALSKPNAPPINPECKEILKKSGRNDRERSENSQPEMRHLKNPVEMEKHHSGSVEKEQSQAEEESKTYVKGSDEEKLAHEEGKSKEEEDGHHTPVQEERLHTEEKKHYQEVRREEEKSYHSEEESKESERHDEEVEHAVLNKKSHSGGASTEEFPDGNDQHPMGRWHSEEGMQSPYKRVQGGEEGEAEEERSEKYHHESQEHDFSRQQEHEESDESEETEEEKQPYKPKHYHGKHRMGDSSEEKRGLGGEKQELAEESDTEETHLWDRRNHHQERHEESEQQREEKSGYRGRHGSEEVEEKRHADRGSEAYRERWQQDEESSEDNKRHHHSEESNEKWRVERRHHDGSHEAKRHHSEGRAYLGDRSEEELDRFLSKEKQYRAGGKYRLWDDEDEGLEKAYTRGRSGQARRHYSTEDSVEQQRYPGNSEEEEEEVERKHHSSDQMENEEEAMEEGRYAEREEYRSHLPAENEKRTPASYSSFYPLLWWKSQRFEKRDSAGEQLLDSKEGGRPTLNEKSLFPEYNDYDWWKKKRILNALNQGRTEKRNLGKMNRYDMKRQSNKMDQLAQLLNYRKKSAEFPELYNSGEDVKKHHVIRNDRGSLSQRPLTEEEEKELENLAAMDLELQKIAEKFNENRRG, from the exons atggggctgcgggcgctgctCGGGCTCCTGGCGGCCGCCGCCCTGGCAG GTGTCAGCGCAGTTCCAGTGGAAATAGACCATGTTGAAGAAATG ggcaAACTCTTAAGAGATCCATATCAGTCACATGGAACTGAGAGTCCCGTTCGTTGTCGGAAG GTAACACGGTGCATAGTGGAAGTTCTGTCTAATGCTCTATCTAAGCCAAATGCACCACCGATTAATCCCGAATGCAAAGAAATCCTGAAGAAGA GTGGCAGAAATGACAGAGAGAGAAGCGAAAACAGCCAGCCTGAAATGAGGCATTTGAAAAACCCAGTAGAAATGGAAAAACATCATAGCGGGAGCGTGGAGAAAGAACAAAGTCAGGCAGAAGAAGAATCTAAAACGTACGTGAAAGGAAGTGATGAGGAGAAACTTGCTCATGAAGAAGGTAAAAGCAAGGAAGAAGAGGATGGGCACCACACACCTGTTCAAGAAGAGAGACTTCatacagaagaaaagaaacactaTCAGGAAGtcagaagagaggaggaaaagagctaccacagtgaggaagaaagcaaagagagTGAGCGTCATGATGAAGAGGTAGAGCATGCTGTTCTCAACAAGAAGTCCCACTCTGGAGGTGCGAGCACAGAGGAGTTCCCTGATGGGAATGACCAGCACCCCATGGGCCGCTGGCATTCAGAGGAGGGAATGCAGAGCCCTTACAAGAGAGTTCAGGGAGGTGAAGAGGGAGaggcagaggaagaaagaagtgaaaaataCCATCACGAGTCTCAGGAACATGATTTCTCCCGTCAGCAAGAGCATGAAGAATCTGATGAGAGTGAAGAAACAGAGGAGGAGAAGCAACCCTACAAACCCAAACACTATCATGGGAAGCATAGAATGGGTGACTCCTCAGAAGAGAAGAGGGGCCTTGGTGGGGAGAAACAGGAACTAGCTGAGGAATCGGACACAGAGGAGACCCATCTCTGGGATAGAAGGAACCACCATCAGGAACGTCATGAAGAGTCTGAGCAGCAGCGTGAGGAGAAGAGTGGTTATCGTGGGAGGCATGGGTCTGAAGAGGTGGAGGAGAAGAGGCATGCAGACCGGGGAAGCGAGGCGTACAGAGAAAGGTGGCAGCAGGATGAGGAGAGCAGCGAAGACAACAAGAGGCATCACCACAGTGAAGAAAGTAATGAGAAATGGCGTGTGGagaggagacaccatgatggatcACATGAAGCAAAGAGGCACCATTCTGAGGGAAGGGCATATCTTGGAGACAGAAGTGAGGAAGAGCTGGACAGGTTTCTCAGCAAGGAGAAGCAGTACCGTGCTGGAGGGAAGTACCGCTTGTgggatgatgaggatgaaggGCTGGAGAAAGCATACACTCGAGGGCGCAGCGGGCAGGCCAGGAGACACTACAGCACTGAGGACAGTGTGGAGCAGCAGCGCTACCCTGGCAAcagtgaagaggaggaggaggaggtagaaAGGAAGCATCACAGCAGTGATCAGATGGAAAATGAAGAGGAGGCTATGGAGGAGGGAAGATACGCGGAGAGGGAAGAGTACAGAAGCCATCTCCCTGCTGAGAATGAGAAGAGAACCCCAGCGTCCTACAGCTCTTTCTACCCGCTCCTGTGGTGGAAAAGCCAGCGCTTTGAGAAAAGGGACAGCGCAGGAGAGCAGCTTCTGGACAGCAAAGAGGGAGGAAGGCCCACCCTGAATGAGAAGAGTCTCTTCCCTGAATATAATGACTATGACTGGTGGAAGAAGAAGCGAATCCTGAATGCTCTGAACCAGGGACGCACTGAGAAGAGGAATCTTGGCAAAATGAACAGATATGATATGAAAAGGCAATCCAACAAGATGGATCAACTAGCACAACTTCTGAATTACAGGAAGAAATCGGCTGAGTTCCCGGAGTTGTACAATTCTGGAGAAGACGTGAAAAAGCATCACGTAATCAGGAATGACAGAGGAAGTCTGAGCCAGAGGCCTCTGACAGAAGAGGAG GAAAAAGAACTGGAAAACCTGGCAGCTATGGATTTGGAGCTACAGAAGATAGCTGAAAAGTTTAATGAGAACAGGAGAGGCTGA
- the CHGB gene encoding secretogranin-1 isoform X2, whose protein sequence is MGLRALLGLLAAAALAGVSAVPVEIDHVEEMVTRCIVEVLSNALSKPNAPPINPECKEILKKSGRNDRERSENSQPEMRHLKNPVEMEKHHSGSVEKEQSQAEEESKTYVKGSDEEKLAHEEGKSKEEEDGHHTPVQEERLHTEEKKHYQEVRREEEKSYHSEEESKESERHDEEVEHAVLNKKSHSGGASTEEFPDGNDQHPMGRWHSEEGMQSPYKRVQGGEEGEAEEERSEKYHHESQEHDFSRQQEHEESDESEETEEEKQPYKPKHYHGKHRMGDSSEEKRGLGGEKQELAEESDTEETHLWDRRNHHQERHEESEQQREEKSGYRGRHGSEEVEEKRHADRGSEAYRERWQQDEESSEDNKRHHHSEESNEKWRVERRHHDGSHEAKRHHSEGRAYLGDRSEEELDRFLSKEKQYRAGGKYRLWDDEDEGLEKAYTRGRSGQARRHYSTEDSVEQQRYPGNSEEEEEEVERKHHSSDQMENEEEAMEEGRYAEREEYRSHLPAENEKRTPASYSSFYPLLWWKSQRFEKRDSAGEQLLDSKEGGRPTLNEKSLFPEYNDYDWWKKKRILNALNQGRTEKRNLGKMNRYDMKRQSNKMDQLAQLLNYRKKSAEFPELYNSGEDVKKHHVIRNDRGSLSQRPLTEEEEKELENLAAMDLELQKIAEKFNENRRG, encoded by the exons atggggctgcgggcgctgctCGGGCTCCTGGCGGCCGCCGCCCTGGCAG GTGTCAGCGCAGTTCCAGTGGAAATAGACCATGTTGAAGAAATG GTAACACGGTGCATAGTGGAAGTTCTGTCTAATGCTCTATCTAAGCCAAATGCACCACCGATTAATCCCGAATGCAAAGAAATCCTGAAGAAGA GTGGCAGAAATGACAGAGAGAGAAGCGAAAACAGCCAGCCTGAAATGAGGCATTTGAAAAACCCAGTAGAAATGGAAAAACATCATAGCGGGAGCGTGGAGAAAGAACAAAGTCAGGCAGAAGAAGAATCTAAAACGTACGTGAAAGGAAGTGATGAGGAGAAACTTGCTCATGAAGAAGGTAAAAGCAAGGAAGAAGAGGATGGGCACCACACACCTGTTCAAGAAGAGAGACTTCatacagaagaaaagaaacactaTCAGGAAGtcagaagagaggaggaaaagagctaccacagtgaggaagaaagcaaagagagTGAGCGTCATGATGAAGAGGTAGAGCATGCTGTTCTCAACAAGAAGTCCCACTCTGGAGGTGCGAGCACAGAGGAGTTCCCTGATGGGAATGACCAGCACCCCATGGGCCGCTGGCATTCAGAGGAGGGAATGCAGAGCCCTTACAAGAGAGTTCAGGGAGGTGAAGAGGGAGaggcagaggaagaaagaagtgaaaaataCCATCACGAGTCTCAGGAACATGATTTCTCCCGTCAGCAAGAGCATGAAGAATCTGATGAGAGTGAAGAAACAGAGGAGGAGAAGCAACCCTACAAACCCAAACACTATCATGGGAAGCATAGAATGGGTGACTCCTCAGAAGAGAAGAGGGGCCTTGGTGGGGAGAAACAGGAACTAGCTGAGGAATCGGACACAGAGGAGACCCATCTCTGGGATAGAAGGAACCACCATCAGGAACGTCATGAAGAGTCTGAGCAGCAGCGTGAGGAGAAGAGTGGTTATCGTGGGAGGCATGGGTCTGAAGAGGTGGAGGAGAAGAGGCATGCAGACCGGGGAAGCGAGGCGTACAGAGAAAGGTGGCAGCAGGATGAGGAGAGCAGCGAAGACAACAAGAGGCATCACCACAGTGAAGAAAGTAATGAGAAATGGCGTGTGGagaggagacaccatgatggatcACATGAAGCAAAGAGGCACCATTCTGAGGGAAGGGCATATCTTGGAGACAGAAGTGAGGAAGAGCTGGACAGGTTTCTCAGCAAGGAGAAGCAGTACCGTGCTGGAGGGAAGTACCGCTTGTgggatgatgaggatgaaggGCTGGAGAAAGCATACACTCGAGGGCGCAGCGGGCAGGCCAGGAGACACTACAGCACTGAGGACAGTGTGGAGCAGCAGCGCTACCCTGGCAAcagtgaagaggaggaggaggaggtagaaAGGAAGCATCACAGCAGTGATCAGATGGAAAATGAAGAGGAGGCTATGGAGGAGGGAAGATACGCGGAGAGGGAAGAGTACAGAAGCCATCTCCCTGCTGAGAATGAGAAGAGAACCCCAGCGTCCTACAGCTCTTTCTACCCGCTCCTGTGGTGGAAAAGCCAGCGCTTTGAGAAAAGGGACAGCGCAGGAGAGCAGCTTCTGGACAGCAAAGAGGGAGGAAGGCCCACCCTGAATGAGAAGAGTCTCTTCCCTGAATATAATGACTATGACTGGTGGAAGAAGAAGCGAATCCTGAATGCTCTGAACCAGGGACGCACTGAGAAGAGGAATCTTGGCAAAATGAACAGATATGATATGAAAAGGCAATCCAACAAGATGGATCAACTAGCACAACTTCTGAATTACAGGAAGAAATCGGCTGAGTTCCCGGAGTTGTACAATTCTGGAGAAGACGTGAAAAAGCATCACGTAATCAGGAATGACAGAGGAAGTCTGAGCCAGAGGCCTCTGACAGAAGAGGAG GAAAAAGAACTGGAAAACCTGGCAGCTATGGATTTGGAGCTACAGAAGATAGCTGAAAAGTTTAATGAGAACAGGAGAGGCTGA